A single Providencia manganoxydans DNA region contains:
- a CDS encoding winged helix-turn-helix domain-containing protein: protein MNNTDQNEHEPLIILSDHVVYDPLKRTLSRGKKIINLSENESCLLKLLLTKTSSKREVMYEIWEKRGTIVTESSYYKLVRQLRLSFKKIELDENLIMTLPRIGILYTGTKLEAKNAYSNSEKKNIYSYMKCFFNKLISRTVI, encoded by the coding sequence ATGAATAATACAGATCAAAACGAACACGAGCCATTAATCATTTTATCGGATCATGTTGTTTATGACCCACTAAAACGTACTCTATCTCGTGGAAAAAAAATCATTAATCTTTCAGAAAACGAGTCTTGCTTATTAAAATTATTACTAACAAAAACAAGTAGTAAACGCGAGGTTATGTATGAAATTTGGGAAAAGCGAGGAACCATTGTAACCGAAAGTAGCTATTACAAGCTCGTTAGGCAACTAAGATTGTCTTTTAAAAAGATAGAGTTGGATGAAAACCTCATCATGACGCTTCCAAGGATTGGAATTCTTTACACTGGGACTAAATTAGAAGCTAAAAACGCATACTCAAATAGTGAAAAAAAGAATATTTATTCTTATATGAAATGTTTCTTTAATAAGCTAATTAGTAGAACTGTAATTTGA
- the sctJ gene encoding type III secretion system inner membrane ring lipoprotein SctJ has protein sequence MNILKKLLLIGFIGLLVGCDNQLLLSHLSQRQSNEVLAVLQEHGVEASRKQDNKQGDSIKVSPQDFVIAVDLLRQYNLPSKEPIEIIQAFPGDSLVASPQAERTRLLSLIEQRLEQSLLTIPDVVNARVHVSYPLNGNTPTKQVQKVSSLVTYSGNEEPKLMMNKIKLFLTSSFAETNYDNVSVVIVSRPPLQHQIRSEPESSINPIWIAILSLAGASTIGLSFFFWRRQKSNNLLENQKNKIETEVKADESAQ, from the coding sequence ATGAATATATTGAAAAAACTGTTATTGATTGGGTTTATCGGGCTATTAGTCGGTTGTGATAACCAATTACTACTCAGTCATCTTAGCCAACGACAAAGTAATGAAGTTCTTGCTGTACTACAAGAACACGGCGTTGAAGCTTCGCGTAAACAAGATAATAAGCAAGGTGATTCAATCAAAGTCTCCCCACAAGATTTTGTGATTGCTGTTGATTTATTACGTCAATACAACTTACCGTCAAAGGAGCCCATTGAAATTATTCAGGCATTTCCGGGTGACTCTCTAGTCGCCTCACCGCAAGCCGAGCGAACAAGATTACTATCGTTGATCGAACAACGGTTAGAACAATCGCTACTCACGATCCCTGATGTGGTTAATGCACGTGTTCACGTTAGTTACCCATTAAATGGTAATACCCCTACCAAACAAGTACAAAAAGTCTCTAGTTTAGTGACTTATTCAGGTAATGAAGAGCCGAAGCTGATGATGAACAAAATTAAATTGTTTCTCACCAGCAGCTTTGCTGAAACCAATTATGATAATGTTTCTGTCGTTATAGTGAGTCGGCCTCCCCTTCAACATCAAATTCGCAGTGAACCTGAATCCTCTATTAATCCAATTTGGATAGCAATCCTTTCATTGGCAGGGGCAAGTACGATAGGTTTATCATTCTTTTTTTGGCGTCGGCAGAAATCAAATAATCTATTGGAAAATCAAAAAAATAAAATAGAAACTGAGGTAAAAGCAGATGAGTCAGCACAATAG
- the sctI gene encoding type III secretion system inner rod subunit SctI, translating to MQPINSALSVPTLLSQLPDNTSSQSIEDKVKSLFAQYTAQVQQTKEELFQQANTIDISNPMEVMQMQNAIAQYSLGLNLVSTLTHKTTGALDTLLKAQ from the coding sequence ATGCAACCAATTAATTCCGCTTTGTCAGTACCAACGCTATTAAGTCAGTTACCTGATAATACGTCATCTCAATCTATTGAAGACAAAGTAAAATCACTCTTTGCCCAATATACCGCGCAAGTACAACAGACTAAAGAAGAACTTTTCCAACAAGCGAATACCATCGATATCAGTAATCCGATGGAAGTCATGCAAATGCAAAATGCCATTGCACAATACAGTTTGGGGCTAAATTTAGTTTCTACATTAACTCATAAAACCACCGGTGCCCTTGATACATTATTAAAAGCTCAATAA
- a CDS encoding EscF/YscF/HrpA family type III secretion system needle major subunit, with protein sequence MAGITFDVSTLETPVAKDATDSTNELGMMYRSSASVSKRAKDLGDQLALLTKGEDADGKKLEVDNPLVLARITAASGNYNMARQLQSNLMKSIKDTASAIIRNV encoded by the coding sequence ATGGCAGGTATAACTTTTGATGTTTCAACATTAGAAACTCCGGTAGCTAAGGATGCTACTGATTCAACCAATGAACTCGGCATGATGTACCGCAGTAGTGCATCTGTCAGTAAACGCGCCAAAGATCTTGGTGATCAACTTGCACTGTTAACTAAAGGTGAAGATGCAGACGGTAAGAAACTTGAAGTTGATAACCCACTGGTACTTGCTCGAATTACTGCCGCCAGTGGTAACTACAATATGGCAAGGCAGCTACAAAGTAACTTAATGAAGTCAATTAAAGATACCGCTTCGGCAATTATTCGTAACGTGTAA
- a CDS encoding PrgH/EprH family type III secretion apparatus protein has translation MKSTTSRICIMKIASGSMNGQELMLTADEHMIVIDPNVEYRAEVDEKGFTTYYIPSNSNHYELAIQSNNIDGSNDSNATFSLYINDGIKSFKTPIVYQELMLTDSFPIVFKQLDTPWELTLTDSKTTDVFIEKEQKNKLINTTSKWNFIFLALFVFLLFFIIYAMKVYSTNTTVKKINTIESILQGSHHPIVVTLNKKGEALILVQTQREVDWGIQRLYKEKYQEKYTIKRIDILEKEIENKLLDYIPSILKIDLSNPCQPIIRKIKEQALSKDETIINEVMHDYLGCYKNSEFVTIKLNELLSEAEVGLAESHVPWKKIRKDQSIIYLIQGSLNDKQTSSIIQLANQFSNKWGNKHVQFSISLATNQLAGKSFISNNQGYIILDNNTWLFNPNVIN, from the coding sequence ATGAAAAGTACAACTAGCCGCATCTGTATAATGAAAATCGCTAGCGGCTCTATGAACGGGCAGGAGCTAATGCTCACTGCCGATGAACATATGATTGTCATTGATCCAAACGTAGAGTATCGAGCAGAGGTCGATGAGAAAGGCTTCACGACTTATTATATTCCAAGTAACTCAAATCATTATGAATTGGCAATTCAATCAAATAATATAGATGGGAGTAATGACTCAAACGCGACATTTAGCTTATATATTAATGATGGCATAAAATCATTTAAAACGCCGATTGTCTATCAAGAACTTATGTTAACAGATTCATTTCCTATTGTATTTAAACAATTGGATACCCCTTGGGAGTTAACCCTAACTGATTCAAAAACAACAGATGTTTTTATTGAAAAAGAACAGAAAAATAAATTAATAAATACCACTTCAAAATGGAATTTTATTTTTTTAGCTTTATTTGTTTTTCTTCTATTTTTTATAATCTATGCAATGAAAGTGTACTCCACGAATACTACAGTAAAAAAAATCAATACTATTGAAAGTATTTTACAGGGCAGTCACCATCCAATCGTTGTCACTTTAAATAAGAAGGGTGAAGCATTAATCCTTGTGCAAACACAACGAGAGGTAGATTGGGGTATCCAGCGATTATACAAAGAAAAATACCAAGAAAAATACACGATTAAACGAATTGATATTCTTGAAAAAGAGATCGAAAACAAACTTTTAGACTATATTCCAAGTATTCTAAAAATCGATTTATCTAACCCTTGTCAACCCATTATTCGTAAAATAAAAGAACAAGCTTTATCCAAAGATGAAACCATTATTAATGAAGTTATGCATGACTATTTAGGTTGTTATAAAAATAGCGAATTCGTAACGATTAAACTTAATGAATTACTCTCAGAGGCTGAAGTAGGCTTAGCCGAAAGCCATGTTCCATGGAAAAAAATCAGAAAAGATCAATCAATTATTTATCTCATTCAAGGAAGTTTAAATGACAAACAAACTTCCTCTATCATTCAATTGGCTAATCAATTTTCCAATAAATGGGGAAACAAGCACGTTCAGTTTTCTATTTCTTTAGCCACCAATCAATTGGCAGGGAAATCGTTTATCAGCAATAACCAAGGTTATATTATTTTAGATAATAACACTTGGTTATTTAATCCAAATGTTATTAATTAA
- a CDS encoding helix-turn-helix domain-containing protein, whose protein sequence is MKDTNINALLEAKGCNLSLQDNLVLAVPNVNADILRFNSSSTECVIEITEKSLFICSLPELDFVDNKTWSIYAIALSEVVEILAVIDTAMGQSFLSKNEELELPNHKIIKISGSLSPDLPIKNLVIDLIIQQQSQFNTWCNILRRYEAYGIMRFLLSAAEKDKNANINDLCKKYGVSASYFRQLYRENFNKTAKRKIMSVRMASAILKLIESDDSILDVGLEAGYCSASHFTNDIKNELGLTPSDIRHLGVKLYEK, encoded by the coding sequence ATGAAAGATACAAATATTAATGCATTGCTTGAGGCCAAAGGATGTAATCTTTCTTTGCAAGATAACTTAGTACTTGCCGTACCTAATGTTAATGCGGATATACTAAGATTTAATTCTTCTAGTACTGAGTGTGTAATAGAAATCACAGAGAAATCTTTATTTATCTGTTCTTTGCCAGAACTTGATTTTGTTGATAACAAAACATGGTCTATTTACGCTATTGCACTTTCAGAAGTTGTCGAAATTCTTGCAGTTATTGATACGGCAATGGGGCAATCATTTCTTTCAAAAAACGAGGAATTAGAATTACCTAATCATAAGATAATTAAAATATCAGGTAGTCTTTCTCCTGATCTACCAATAAAAAATTTGGTTATTGACTTAATTATACAGCAGCAATCTCAATTCAATACATGGTGTAATATATTAAGACGTTATGAGGCTTATGGCATTATGCGATTTTTACTTTCTGCCGCAGAGAAAGATAAAAATGCCAATATTAATGATTTATGTAAAAAGTATGGTGTGTCAGCGTCTTATTTTAGGCAATTGTATAGAGAAAACTTTAATAAAACAGCAAAAAGAAAAATAATGAGCGTTCGTATGGCTTCAGCAATTTTAAAGTTAATTGAAAGTGATGATTCAATATTAGATGTTGGGCTAGAGGCGGGCTATTGTTCTGCTTCGCATTTTACTAATGATATTAAGAATGAATTAGGCCTAACACCTTCAGATATTAGGCACCTTGGAGTCAAATTATATGAGAAGTAA
- the sctC gene encoding type III secretion system outer membrane ring subunit SctC: MRSKRNGMILLSFFLLGMNMISAQAEIITAEPVQQEISQETFVANNVAVGKVFDAIAERLNKPIILSKLATQKRITGNFNLANADEMFKALTRRIALVWYDDGAAIYVYDNSEMRSGIIPMNNTTSQQVLNYIKKNGIYDQRFPVRVQGGNNLLFVSGPPLYVELIKAAVMYLDEQVKQESLSGGELAVIPVKYASVTDRSYILRGNNITVPGMLTVINDLFKNTPTGIVPTQKITPASSVKENTGDEIDALMDAPIEETSSTFNPSTSSNVPFSIVAHPDSNSLIVKGSPEQIRYVRQLVRTLDSRRRQVELSLWIIDITRSELDNLGVNWEVGTINTGNTAFSFNRSTLSNSTDFLLRVDALSKSGNGHIVSRPVILTQENIPALFDNNTSFYAKLQGERIATLEQVTYGTMISVMPRISSGSHVEMEVNIEDGAEKQSKSGEVSNVEGIPSVNRTTINTVARIAKDSSLLIGGYTREQVVENESHIPLLGDIPFIGGLFSHTSVNKQKMVRLFLIQPRLLDENEVWDGRQFSENVRIKEQNSQLHGTVQFLQTYMGQSWQ; this comes from the coding sequence ATGAGAAGTAAAAGAAATGGAATGATTTTGCTTTCATTCTTTTTACTGGGGATGAATATGATTTCCGCGCAAGCTGAAATCATCACAGCTGAGCCTGTTCAACAGGAAATCAGCCAAGAAACGTTTGTCGCGAATAATGTTGCGGTAGGTAAGGTGTTCGATGCTATCGCTGAACGGCTCAATAAACCGATTATCTTAAGTAAACTGGCGACTCAAAAGCGTATCACGGGGAATTTTAACCTAGCCAACGCCGATGAAATGTTTAAAGCCTTAACTCGTCGAATTGCACTCGTATGGTATGACGATGGGGCGGCGATTTATGTTTATGACAATAGCGAAATGCGTAGCGGTATTATTCCAATGAATAATACAACTAGCCAACAAGTACTTAATTACATCAAAAAAAACGGTATTTATGATCAACGTTTCCCTGTTCGTGTTCAAGGGGGAAATAACCTACTGTTTGTATCCGGCCCACCTTTGTATGTTGAGCTGATTAAAGCCGCAGTTATGTACCTCGATGAACAAGTGAAGCAAGAGTCATTGTCAGGGGGAGAGCTAGCAGTGATCCCAGTGAAATACGCGTCTGTCACTGATAGAAGCTATATATTAAGAGGAAATAATATCACTGTTCCAGGGATGTTAACGGTGATCAATGATTTATTTAAGAACACCCCGACAGGTATTGTACCTACACAGAAAATTACACCTGCATCATCAGTGAAAGAGAATACTGGTGATGAAATTGATGCCTTGATGGATGCTCCGATAGAAGAAACTTCATCCACATTTAATCCATCAACGAGTTCTAATGTGCCTTTTTCAATCGTAGCTCATCCAGATAGTAATAGTTTAATTGTTAAGGGCTCTCCTGAACAAATTCGTTATGTTCGCCAGTTGGTTAGAACTTTAGATTCTCGCCGTCGCCAAGTAGAGCTTTCATTATGGATCATCGATATCACCCGCAGTGAACTCGATAACTTAGGTGTGAATTGGGAAGTGGGAACAATTAACACAGGCAACACCGCCTTTTCTTTTAATCGCAGTACGTTATCGAATAGTACTGACTTTTTACTGCGTGTTGATGCATTGAGTAAAAGTGGTAATGGCCATATTGTTTCGCGCCCAGTGATCTTAACTCAAGAAAATATTCCCGCACTGTTTGATAACAACACCAGTTTTTATGCAAAGTTGCAAGGTGAACGCATTGCTACGCTAGAGCAGGTGACATATGGAACCATGATAAGTGTGATGCCGCGCATCTCTTCGGGAAGCCACGTTGAGATGGAGGTTAATATTGAGGACGGTGCAGAAAAACAATCAAAAAGTGGTGAAGTATCGAATGTGGAAGGCATTCCATCGGTCAATCGTACTACCATTAACACCGTTGCTCGTATTGCTAAAGACAGTAGTTTGCTGATAGGTGGTTATACTCGCGAGCAGGTCGTTGAAAATGAAAGCCATATCCCACTATTGGGAGATATTCCATTCATTGGTGGATTATTTAGTCATACCTCCGTTAATAAGCAAAAAATGGTACGTCTATTTTTGATCCAGCCGCGTTTATTGGATGAAAACGAAGTATGGGATGGACGGCAATTCTCTGAAAATGTTCGTATTAAAGAACAAAATAGCCAACTACACGGTACGGTACAATTTTTACAAACCTATATGGGGCAATCATGGCAATAG
- the sctW gene encoding type III secretion system gatekeeper subunit SctW — translation MAIAPMGFGSRVMSNTQEKSRSSKTSDDSDEVSRGQGVIDSSGEYASMSMLAASHVKRSGSKQSDTEDWMQFAERILDEHADETILHVEGALNRQFMTPKELRAFLLRFFTDPSDLLMALAALINRGKLKKEQLEQLKKLEEQLKAEDTDRKTQAGVNIALVAKAFAQKIKQSAGNLRMLYREFLSYDGPVVYLYEQWVEEMESQEREAITRYLSRALACDLQALPLGDINISEFGSYFIRVGRLRELQALDQVFIQQFLQSGLFRQHSQLIAPEFEKKISQLFTHGIRTPANFEEVLLVFISSYLSAMSTDLRARFLQLLILAFGTIPVAIFPSLEARDQLIQQLKIYMDYVMAKEELMMRKNLRHEE, via the coding sequence ATGGCAATAGCACCGATGGGCTTTGGTTCCCGTGTCATGAGCAACACTCAGGAAAAAAGTCGTTCATCAAAAACGAGTGACGATTCGGATGAAGTATCACGTGGTCAAGGCGTGATTGACAGCTCGGGTGAGTATGCATCGATGTCGATGTTGGCAGCAAGTCATGTTAAACGTAGTGGTTCGAAACAAAGTGACACTGAAGATTGGATGCAATTTGCGGAACGCATTCTCGATGAACATGCAGACGAAACTATTCTTCATGTTGAAGGTGCCCTTAACCGTCAATTTATGACCCCAAAAGAGTTACGTGCTTTTTTGCTACGTTTTTTTACTGATCCCAGCGATCTTTTGATGGCACTTGCTGCATTAATTAATCGAGGCAAATTAAAGAAAGAACAACTTGAGCAGCTCAAAAAATTAGAAGAGCAACTGAAAGCGGAGGATACGGATAGAAAAACGCAAGCCGGTGTAAATATTGCTTTAGTTGCTAAGGCATTTGCGCAAAAAATAAAGCAATCAGCAGGTAATTTACGCATGTTATACCGTGAATTCCTTAGCTACGATGGCCCTGTGGTTTATCTGTATGAACAATGGGTAGAAGAAATGGAAAGCCAAGAGCGAGAGGCGATTACACGTTACTTGAGCCGGGCATTAGCTTGCGATTTACAGGCATTACCATTAGGCGATATTAATATTAGTGAGTTTGGTAGCTATTTTATTCGGGTTGGGCGTTTACGCGAACTACAGGCATTGGATCAGGTATTTATTCAGCAATTCCTCCAATCAGGGCTGTTTCGTCAGCACAGTCAATTAATTGCTCCTGAGTTTGAAAAAAAAATTAGTCAGCTATTTACTCATGGAATTCGTACGCCAGCTAATTTCGAAGAAGTCTTACTCGTATTTATTTCATCGTATCTCAGTGCGATGAGTACTGATCTACGTGCGCGCTTTTTGCAATTATTAATTCTTGCATTTGGAACAATACCTGTAGCTATTTTCCCTTCGTTAGAAGCGCGTGATCAGCTAATACAACAACTAAAAATTTATATGGATTATGTGATGGCAAAAGAAGAATTGATGATGCGTAAAAATTTACGGCATGAGGAATAA
- a CDS encoding EscV/YscV/HrcV family type III secretion system export apparatus protein, protein MNKFTGFLLAMRSRPELMVLVIMVLVIAMLVIPLPTILVDFLIGLNIMISVLIFMSSFYITRILNFQSFPSILLISTLFRLALSISTSRLILIEADAGDIIATFGEFVIQDNLVVGMVVFAIVTIVQFIVITKGSERIAEVAARFSLDAMPGKQMSIDADLRAGVIDEAMVKERRGDLEKESQLFGSFDGAMKFIKGDAIAGIVIIFVNLIGGISVGVAQQDMDMSTALNTFTLLTIGDGLVAQIPALLISISAGFIVTRVGGNDKNLGQNIVSELFANDFTILITALIVLSMGFLPGFPTSIFIFLAALLSTLFLVRFLKVRKEKKQQAISETVSVDSEVTEGETQRENNNVEQEYIPETLPIIISVNQQYKKQLEEKSFLSRMKKDVFIRYGYRIPDIAINYSPIVPENKIIILINEVKAGEYDICFGHYRLLTMSDELEYLGISLTSFTDEYGAISSWFNQNDLEQVEQLGLMSRDDISEMIDCISTLLLRHINEFFGIQETKNLLDDLEAKYPELLKECYRHSTVQKVTEVFQRLLMEKISVRNMKLIIETLVQWAPKEKDGLMLVEHVRTSMARYISSRFAVEGRLNVLMVNSIFEDTIRQGIRQSSGGVYLHLEPEKTNELIQAAEAALENSYLSIRDVNVLVPVDIRRFVKKILEGRFPELEVLSFNEVSEMVKVNIIKTI, encoded by the coding sequence ATGAATAAATTTACTGGGTTTCTTTTAGCTATGCGTAGCCGTCCAGAACTGATGGTATTAGTAATTATGGTATTGGTGATTGCCATGTTAGTCATTCCATTACCTACTATCTTGGTCGATTTTTTAATTGGCCTGAATATTATGATTTCCGTGCTGATATTTATGAGCTCTTTCTATATAACACGGATCCTTAATTTTCAATCATTCCCTTCAATTTTACTCATTAGTACTTTATTTCGTTTGGCATTATCTATTAGTACCAGTCGATTGATTCTGATAGAAGCCGACGCAGGGGACATTATTGCCACATTTGGTGAATTTGTTATTCAAGATAATTTAGTGGTGGGTATGGTGGTATTTGCCATTGTCACTATTGTGCAATTTATTGTTATCACTAAAGGCTCAGAGCGTATTGCTGAAGTTGCTGCACGATTTTCCCTTGATGCCATGCCGGGTAAGCAGATGAGTATCGACGCTGATTTACGTGCAGGGGTGATTGATGAGGCAATGGTTAAAGAACGACGTGGTGATTTAGAAAAAGAGAGTCAGTTATTCGGTTCATTTGATGGTGCAATGAAGTTTATTAAAGGGGATGCTATCGCGGGTATCGTCATTATATTTGTGAACTTGATTGGTGGTATTTCTGTTGGCGTAGCACAACAAGACATGGATATGTCTACTGCGCTAAATACTTTCACATTATTGACGATAGGTGATGGTTTAGTTGCTCAGATCCCAGCGCTGTTGATCTCAATCAGTGCAGGTTTTATTGTGACCCGAGTCGGTGGTAATGATAAGAATTTAGGACAAAATATTGTTTCTGAATTATTTGCCAATGATTTTACCATTCTCATTACCGCATTGATTGTATTATCGATGGGCTTTCTTCCGGGTTTCCCAACATCCATCTTTATTTTTCTAGCAGCACTGTTATCGACACTATTTTTAGTGCGTTTTTTGAAAGTGCGTAAAGAGAAAAAACAGCAAGCGATTAGTGAAACAGTCAGTGTAGATTCAGAGGTGACGGAAGGGGAAACTCAGCGGGAAAATAACAATGTGGAACAAGAATATATTCCAGAAACATTGCCGATTATTATTTCAGTCAATCAGCAGTATAAAAAGCAACTTGAAGAAAAAAGCTTTTTATCACGAATGAAAAAGGATGTATTTATTCGTTATGGTTATCGGATCCCTGATATTGCGATTAACTATTCACCAATTGTTCCTGAAAACAAAATCATTATTTTGATTAATGAAGTTAAAGCGGGTGAATATGATATTTGTTTTGGTCACTATCGTTTATTAACCATGAGTGACGAATTGGAATATTTAGGTATATCACTGACATCTTTCACTGATGAATATGGCGCAATCAGCTCTTGGTTTAATCAAAATGATTTAGAACAAGTTGAGCAGCTGGGTTTGATGTCTCGAGATGATATTTCTGAAATGATTGATTGTATAAGTACTTTGCTATTACGTCATATTAATGAGTTTTTTGGGATCCAAGAAACTAAAAATCTTCTTGATGATTTAGAAGCTAAGTATCCTGAATTACTAAAAGAGTGTTATCGACATTCGACAGTACAGAAAGTTACTGAAGTTTTCCAGCGTTTATTAATGGAGAAGATTTCAGTGCGTAATATGAAACTGATCATTGAAACATTGGTGCAATGGGCGCCAAAAGAAAAAGATGGTTTGATGTTAGTGGAGCACGTCAGAACCTCGATGGCACGTTATATTTCCTCCCGCTTTGCGGTTGAAGGGCGCTTAAATGTACTTATGGTCAACTCAATATTTGAAGATACTATTCGCCAAGGTATTCGCCAATCTTCAGGGGGGGTCTATCTACATTTAGAGCCTGAGAAAACTAATGAATTAATTCAAGCGGCTGAAGCTGCACTGGAAAATAGTTATTTATCCATTCGTGATGTCAATGTGTTAGTCCCTGTTGATATCCGCCGTTTTGTGAAAAAAATCTTAGAAGGACGCTTCCCTGAATTAGAGGTTCTTTCATTTAATGAGGTCTCTGAAATGGTGAAGGTTAATATTATTAAGACAATATAA